Proteins found in one Planococcus citri chromosome 2, ihPlaCitr1.1, whole genome shotgun sequence genomic segment:
- the LOC135835372 gene encoding RNA-binding protein 28 — protein MTKVRKIKFKSKESKAQKKPPNPKKGRLIIRNLPFSISEEALKEHFSSYGEIQDVNLLKKPDGKLVGCGFVQFARKQSAAKAIHYTSGKPLQGRVIVVDWAVPKDKFAKPKISSKAPKTEVKDEPNDEEPLAEEHSDDDESIKSEPESETSIKDEADEDSDDEVDKDSDDESESEGSIDNEDYISIKNEDSVISEKPRPKPSHDINEGKTVFLKNVPFDVTNDELRAFITEKIGPVYFAAVCMDPLTEHSRGTAFVKFKDTSNAEKCLNAGSELKFKGCTMEPLPALDKKDLLDKRDRHPDKKKDNRNLYLVKEGVVIAGTSAAKGVSMGDMKKRLELEMWKSNMLRDLNMFISRTRLIIHNLPLQYDDKKLRTLFKKHSPPKSKIIEAKVMRNLRQLDKDGKPISKGYGFVSYTEHEHALTALRTVNNNPNVFHTNKRPVVAFSIENRAVHTIKKRRAEKSKLNNPLCPESKKPNTKEEQKPKFQSKKRRYRSDNVPTFAGMESHPGHTKLPSKRKIQSQREIHTGIVREAKKDNRRQKQILQTRKEKKRDPKIKRKAKRDFNEKQFNSMVNKYKQKILPNVSLKKWYESK, from the exons ATGACTAAAGTACGAAAGATTAAGTTCAAATCCAAGGAATCCAAAGCACAGAAGAAACCACCAAACCCTAAGAAGGGTCGTTTGATTATTCGAAATCTTCCTTTCTCG ATCTCAGAAGAAGCATTGAAAGAGCATTTCTCATCGTACGGTGAAATACAAGATGTGAATTTACTAAAGAAACCCGATGGCAAATTGGTCGGTTGTGGTTTCGTGCAATTTGCTCGCAAACAGAGCGCAGCTAAAGCTATTCACTACACGAGTGGAAAACCTCTTCAAG GTAGAGTCATCGTTGTTGATTGGGCTGTACCAAAGGATAAATTTGCCAAACCGAAAATATCTTCCAAAGCACCTAAAACTGAAGTAAAAGACGAACCCAATGATGAAGAACCTCTCGCAGAAGAACACTCTGATGATGATGAAAGTATCAAAAGTGAACCAGAATCTGAAACCAGTATCAAGGATGAAGCAGATGAAGATAGTGACGATGAAGTAGATAAAGATAGTGACGATGAATCCGAATCTGAAGGAAGTATCGATAACGAAGATTATATTTCGATCAAAAACGAAGATTCTGTAATTAGCGAAAAACCTCGTCCAAAACCTTCTCACGATATTAACGAAGGAAAAAccgtgtttttgaaaaatgtccccTTCGACGTTACTAATGACGAATTACGAGCTTTCATCACCGAAAAAATTGGTCCCGTTTATTTCGCTGCTGTGTGTATGGATCCGCTGACTGAACATTCTAGAGGAACTGCTTTTGTTAAATTCAAA GATACCAGTAATGCTGAGAAATGTCTGAATGCCGGTTcggaattgaaatttaaaggATGTACGATGGAACCATTGCCTGCCCTCGATAAAAAAGATTTATTGGATAAAAGAGATAGACATCCGGATAAGAAAAAAGACAATCGGAATCTATATTTAGTTAAAGAAGGAG TTGTGATAGCTGGTACTTCAGCGGCCAAAGGTGTTTCTATGGGTGATATGAAAAAACGTCTAGAACTAGAAATGTGGAAGAGTAATATGCTGAGAGACTTGAACATGTTTATCTCTAGAACTAgattaataattcataatttaccATTGCAATACGACGATAAAAAGCTACGAACGTTGTTTAAAAAACATTCGCCACCGAAATCTAAAATCATCGAG GCTAAAGTTATGCGAAATCTTAGACAACTGGATAAAGACGGTAAACCAATATCTAAAGGATACGGATTTGTATCATACACCGAACACGAACATGCTTTAACAGCTCTACGAACAGTAAACAATAATCCAAATGTTTTCCATACAAATAAG aGACCTGTCGTCGCTTTCTCTATAGAAAACCGTGCTGTGCATACGATTAAAAAGAGACGTGCTGAAAAAAGCAAACTAAATAATCCTTTGTGTCCGGAATCGAAGAAACCTAATACGAAAGAGGAACAAAAACCTAAATTTCAATCGAAGAAAAGACGTTATAGGAGTGATAATGTTCCTACGTTTGCCGGAATGGAATCACATCCTGGTCACACAAAGTTACcttcgaaaagaaaaattcaatctcaACGAGAAATACATACGGGAATCGTCAGAGAAGCTAAAAAGGATAATAGAAGACAGAAACAAATTTTGCAAactagaaaagaaaagaaacgcGATCCTAAA atcAAACGAAAAGCGAAGAGAGATTTCAACGAAAAACAATTCAACTCTATGGTTAATAAATATAAGCAGAAGATTCTACCTAATGTTTCGTTAAAGAAATGGTACGAGagtaaatga